The DNA sequence GTGTTGTCGTGTCTCTATGTCTTCCAGACCTGGACTGTGTAACCATGTAGCTGTGTtgtcgtgtctctctgtcctccagaccTGGACTGTGTAACCATGTAGCTGTGTtgtcgtgtctctctgtcctccagaccTGGACTGTGTAACCATGTAGCTGTGTtgtcgtgtctctctgtcctccagaccTGGACTGTGTAACCATGtagctgtgttgtcctgtctccctgtcctccaGACCTGGACTGTGTAACCATGTAGCTGTGTtgtcgtgtctctctgtcctccagaccTGGACTGTGTAACCATGTAGCTGTGTTGTCGTGTCTCTGTCCTCCAGACCTGGACTGTGTAACCATGTAGCTGTGTtgtcgtgtctctctgtcctccagaccTGGACTGTGTAACCATGTAGCTGTGTTGTCGTGTCTCTGTCTTCCAGACCTGGACTGTGTAACCATGTAGCTGTGttgtcgtgtctctctgtcttccagaCCTGGACTGTGTAACCATGTAGCTGTGTGTAACCATGTAGCTGTGTtgtcgtgtctctctgtcctccagaccTGGACTGTGTAACCATGTagctgtgttgtcctgtcctcCAGACCTCTAACCATGTAGCTATGTCCTCCAGACCTGTGTAACCATGACTGTGTAACCATGTAGCTGTGTtgtcgtgtctctctgtcctccagaccTGGACTGTGTAACCATGTAGCTGTCCTCCAGACCTGGACTGTGTAACCATGTACCtggctgtgttgtctgtgttgtaggtgtctctctgtcctccagaccTGGACTGTGTAACCATGTAGCTGCTGTGTgttgtcactgtctctctgtcctccagaccTGGACTGTGTAACCATGtagctgtgttgtcctgtctctctgtcctccagaccTGGACTGTGTAACCATGTAGCTGTGTTGTCGTGTCTCTATGTCCTCCAGACCTGGACTGTGTAACCATGtagctgtgttgtcctgtctctctgtcctccagaccTGGACTGTGTAACCATGTAGCTGTGTtgtcgtgtctctctgtcctccagaccTGGACTGTGTAACCATGTAGCTGTGTtgtcgtgtctctctgtcctccagaccTGGACTGTGTAACCATGTAGCTGTGTTGTCGTGTCTCTATGTCTTCCAGACCTGGACTGTGTAACCATGTAGCTGTGTtgtcgtgtctctctgtcctccagaccGGGACTGTGTAACCATGtagctgtgttgtcctgtctctctgtcctccagaccTGGACTGTGGTCCCCCTCTGCAGGTGAAGCATGCAGAGCTCCAGTTCTCCTCTACGTTGCCAGGCTCCATGGCGCTGTACGTGTGCCACCCAGGATACACCCCCATGCCCAGGGCCACCCAGAGCATCTGTGGGGGGCAGGGGGCCTGGAGCCAACCTCCTGTCTGCCAGGGTCTGTATGCAGTAACACACAAcacgtttgagtgtgtgtgtgtgtgtgtgtagtgtgtgtgtgtgtagtgtgcgtgtgtgtagtgtgtgtagtgtgtgtagtgtgtgtagtgtgtgtgtgtgtgtgtagtgtgtgtgcgtgtgcgtgtgcgtgtgtgtagtgtgtgtagcgtgtgtgtgtgtgtgtgtgtgtgtgtgtgtgtgtgtgtgtgtgtgtgtgtgtgtgtgtgtgtgtgtgtgtgtgtgtgtgtgtgtgtgtgtgtgtgtgtgtgtgtgtgtgtgtgtgtgtgtgtgtgtgtgtagtgtgtgtagcgtgtgtgtgtgtgtgtgtgtgtgtgtgtgtgtgtgtgtgtgtgtgtgtgtgtgtgtgtgtgtgtgtgtgtgtgtgtgtgtgtgtgtgtgtgtgtgtgtgtgtgtgtgtgtgtgtgtgtgtgtgtgtgtgtgtgtgtagtgtgtgtgtgtgtgtgtagtgtgtgtgtgtgtagtgtgtgtgtgtgtgtgtgtgtagtgtgtgtgtgtgtgcgtgtgtgtgcgtgcgtgtgtgtgtgtgtgtgtagcgtgtgtgtgcgtgtgtgcgtgcgtgcgtgcgtgcgtgtgtgtagtgTTACGGGTCTTTCATTGGTCTTCACTGTAACTATTCATGGCGTTTGTAAACAACACAGTCAGTCATTGACTTAGTGTTCCTAGCAGAGAGCCAGACACTAACGGATATTACATTGTCAGAGAAAGATAGAGGTTTAATTCGGACAGTTGAACTTCCCTGTGATAAATATCAAGACTGTGTTGGTAGGTAGAGATAAAACTAGAGGTCTATATTGGCATGTTTGGTTCACTGTACTCAAATGTTTGATTTATTGGTCACTTGTCCCAGAGATCAACGAGTGTTTGTCCCAGCCTTGTCTGAATGGAGGGACATGTCGGGACAGGGTGGCGACCTACCAGTGTGCATGTGACCAAGGCTTCAGTGGAAACCACTGCCAGACAGGTAGACTACACCtgtactacacctctactacacctctactacacctctactacacctgtaCTACACCTGTACTACACCTATACTACACCTGTACTACACCtgtactacacctctactacacctctactacagatatactatactTCTACTACatgtctactacacctctactacacctctattacaacgctaaccctaaccctaaccctactacagatatacacctctactacacatcTATTACTTCTCTACTACACCTTTGCTACActtctactacaccactactacagatatactacacctctactacacatctactacacctctactacacctctactacagatatactacacctatactacagatatactacacccctactacacatatactacacctctactacagatatactacaactctactacacctctactacacatatactacatctctactacacctctactacaccgctactacacctctactacacatatactacatctatactacacctctactacacctctactacacatatactacatctatactacacctatactacacctctactacacataTACGACACcgctactacacctctactacagatatactacacctCGTCTACAGGTATACTACACGTCTACTACACATAcaacacctctactacacctctactacacctccactacacatatactacatctccactacacctctactacacctctactacacctctactacacctctacagatatactacacgtCTACTACACATACgacacctctactacacctccactacacctctactacacctctactacacataTATTAcatctctactacacctctactacagatatactacatgtCTACTACACATACGACACCTCTACGACACCTCTACGACACCTCTACTACACGTCTACTACaagtctactacacctctactacacctttactacagatatactacacctATACAACAGatatactacacctctactacacctctactacagatatactacatctctactacacctctactacacctctaatacacctctactacaccactacacctctactacagatatactacacctctactacacatcgaatacacctctactacacctctactacagatatactacacctctactacacatctaatacacctctactacacctctactacagatatactacacctctactacacatctactacatctctacaacacctctactacagatatactacacatCTACTACgcctctactacagatatactacacctctactacacatctactacacctctactacagatatactacacatctactacacctctactacatctctactacagatatactacacctctactacacctctactacaactctactacacctctactacacctctactacagatatactacacctctactacaactctactacacctctactacacctctactacagatatactacacctctactacacatctactacacctctactacacctctactacagatatactacacatctactacacctctactacacctctactacagatatactacatctcttctacaccactacagatatactacaactCTATTAcatctctactacacctctattacagatatactacacatatactacacctctactacagatatactacatctctactacacctctactacagatatactacatgtctactacagctctactacagatatactacaactCTATTAcatctctactacacctctactacagatatactacacatatactacacctctactacagatatactacatctctactacacctctactacagatatactacaactctactacacctctactacagatatactacatctctactacacctctactacagatatactacaactCTATTACatgtctactacacctctactacagatatactacacatatactacacctctactacagatatactacatctctactacacctctactacagatatactacactctactacacctctactacagatatactacatctctactacacctctactacagatatactacaactCTATTAcatctctactacacctctactacagatatactacacatatactacacctctactacagatatactacatctctactacacctctactacagatatactacatctctactacacctctactacagatatactacaactctactacacctctactacagatatactacatctctactacacctctactacagatatactacaactCTATTACatgtctactacacctctactacagatatactacacatatactacacctctactacagatatactacatctctactacacctctactacagatatactacaactctactacacctctactacaaatatactacatctctactacacctctactacagatatactacacatatactacacctctactacagatatactacatctctactacacctctactacagatatactacatctctactacacctctactacaacTCTTTTACAACTATGCTACAATTATACTACAACTATACGACAACTCTACTACAGACGAACTTCACCTCTCACACTTTGTATTTACTGTAGACCTAAGCCATTAACCCATTGATATgatgtcatctgtgtgtgtgtgtgtgtgtgtgtgtgtgtgtgtgtgtgtgtgtgtgtgtgtgtgtgtgtgtgtgtgtgtgtgtgtgtgtgtgtgtgtgtgtgtgtgtgtgtgtgtgtgtgtgtgtgtgtgtgtgtgtgtgtgtgtgtgtggtgtgtgtgtggttaacgCCCTACCAGATGTGGATGAGTGTGTGTCGGAGCCCTGTAAGCACGGAGGAACCTGTGAGGATCAGCCTGGATCCTACTACTGTCACTGCCAGCAGGGTTTCATGGGACGAGACTGTGAAATAGGTACAGGCAACATTCACTCCCTTTTCTCATGTCGACCTATCCATTATGATCTAAAAGCCTgaactgatctgggatcaggtgcCCCCCGTGTCCATGTTGACCTATCCATTATGATCTAAAAGCCTgaactgatctgggatcaggtgcCCCCTCCCCCCGTGTCCATGTTGACCTATCCATTATGATCTAAACGCCTGAACTGATATGGGATCAGGTGCCCCCCCGTGTCCATGTTGACCTATCCACTATGATCtaaactgatctgggatcaggtgcCCCCGTGTCCATGTTGACCTATCCATTATGATCtaaactgatctgggatcaggtgcCCCCCCCCCCGTGTCCATGTTGACCTATCCATTATGATCTAAACGCCTGAACTGATCTGGGATCATCATTCATAATAACCCTTAAGTTAAACCCCCaactctattttttttttttgctgttgtCGTCAACATGGCGTCGAGGGCCCTACGTACAGGTGAGCTGTAACCATAGTAACCCCGCCTGACTGGTTCTCCTGTGTGTGGAGACGTTGTGTCCCCAGAGCAGGACGGGTGTGAGTCCAGCCCCTGTCTGAACGGCGGTGTGTGTCGTGGCTACAGGCGAAACCACCTGTGTGTCTGTAGAGAGGGTTTCTTCGGGGATCGTTGCCAGTCGTGTGAGTAGAACTCAACCGTATCCGGTTTCCACACCCCTTTTCTTTTTCCTCCAGAAGTGTGCCGCACTCGGGTCGACGTCGTGGATTTAAAAGGAACGGACGGACTGGTGTGAGGAATATGATGGAAACTCACGCCAGACAATCCAGCGCTTTTTAAATGCACGAGGTGGGGGGTGAACAGAGTGCACATTTCCCGGAGAAAGGAAAGGAATGACCCTGGGAAACGCCACAACTGCCTGTCTGTTGTgatgaacagaacagagcacattCTGGTGATACctggtctctgtctccccctagtgGACAATCCCTGTGTACTGCAGCCGTGTGGGAACAGAGGTCTCTGCCAGAGCAACAGGAGAGGGAACTACAGCTGTACTTGCAGAGTGGGACACACAGGCAAGGACTGTGAGAGAGGTGAGTCTGAATCGCATTCGGTTCTATTCGCACACAGGCAAGGACTGTGAGAGAGGTGAGTCTGAATCGCATTCGGTTCTATTCGCACACAGGCAAGGACTGTGAGAGAGGTGAGTCTGAATCGCATTCGGTTCTATTCGCACACAGGAAAGGACTGTGAGAGAGGTGAGTCTGAATCGCATTCGGTTCTATTCGCACACAGGCAAGGACTGTGAGAGAGGTGAGTCTGAATCGCATTCGGTTCTATTCGCTATCTTTACGTGGTATAATTCAAGGGAACCCCCATCAATTTAACTTTGAATCTAATGAATCTATCGATGAATCAATCAATTACTAATTGAATTTCCTTTATCCACTAGGAACCATGTTTCATACCTTATTGGCTGAGCTGCAGTAAGTTGTGGTGTTAATAACCGGCTCTTCTTAAACattgttcccagacctgttgccTCCCTCTGGTCTGCATGTATTAcgggtggaggaggatgaggtGGAGCTGCACTGGGACCTGCCGGCCCCTTCCTCTCAGAGCCTGGTCAGTTTAATTTCAATTTCTTTAACCAGGAAGTCCCATTGAGGTCAAATTACCTGACCAAGAAGGACAGTTcgacatttaaacacacagatgATTCAAACAGTACAGTTCATTCACAGCACAGCGATCACATTCATATCCCCTTCATATCCCATTCATATCCCATTCATATCACTAACAGCACAGCGATCCCATTCATATCCCATTCATATCCCATTCATATCCCATTCATATCCCATTCATATCCCATTCATATCCCATTCATATCCCATTCATATCCCATTCATATCACTAACAGCACAGCGATCCCATTCATATCCCATTCATATCCCATTCATATCCCATTCATATCCCATTCATATCCCCTTCATATCCCCTTCATATCCCATTCATATCCCATTCATATCCCATTCATATCCCATTCATATCCCATTCATATCCCCTTCATATCCCCTTCATATCCCATTCATATCCCCTTCATATCCCCTTCATATCCCCTTCATATCCCCTTCATATCCCCTTCATATCACTAACATCATGTATTCATCCAGACCTGAAACAGATGTATCGCTCCTGCAGCAAGTCTGTCTATACATCTcaaaagtgtatatatatatatatatactgtatatagggagtagggctctggtctaaagtagtgcactatatagggaataggtctctggtctaaagtagtgcactatatagggagtagggctctggtctaaagtagtgcactatatagggaatagggactctggtcaaaaatagtgcactatatatggaatagggctctggtctaaagtagtgcactatatagggaatagggttccatagggctctggtctaaagtagtgcactatatagggaatagggactctggtcaaaaatagtgcactatatatggaatagggctctggtctaaagtagtgcactatatagggaatagggctctggtctaaagtagtgcactatatagggaatagggctctggtctaaagtagtgcactatacagggaatagggctctggtctaaagtagtgccactatatagggaatagggctctggtctatagtagtgcactatatagggaatagggctctggtctatagtagtgcactatatagggaatagggctctggtctaaagtagtgcactatatagggaatagggctctggtctaaagtagtgcactatataggaatagggctctggtttaaagtagtgccactatatagggaatagggctctggtctatagtagtgcactatatagggaatagggctctggtctatagtagtgcactatatagggaatagggctctggtctaaagtagtgcactatatagggaatagggctctggtctaaagtagtgcactatatagggaatagggctctggtctaaagtagtgtactatatagggaatagggctctggtctaaagtagtgcactatatagggaatagggctctggtctaaagtagtgcactatatagggaatagggctctggtctaaagtagtgtactatatagggaatagggctctggtctaaagtagtgccactatatagggaatagggctctggtctatagtagtgcactatatagggaatagggctctggtctaaagtagtgcactatatagggaatagggctctggtctaaagtagtgcactatatagggaatagggctctggtctaaagtagtgtactatatagggaatagggctctggtctatagtagttaactatatagggaatagggctctggtctaaagtagtgcactatatagggaatagggctctggtctaaagtagtgtactatatagggaatatatatagggaatagggctatatatagggaatagggctctggtctaaagtagtgcactatatagggaatagggctctggtctaaagtagtgtactatacagggaatagggctctggtctaaagtagtgcactatatagggaatagggctctggtctaaagtagtgcactatatagggaatagggctctggtctaaagtagtgcactatatagggaatagggctctggtctaaagtagtgcactatatagggaatagggctctggtctaaagtagtgtactatatagggaatagggctctggtctatagtagttaactatatagggaatagggctctggtctaaagtagtgcactatatagggaatagggctctggtctaaagtagtgtactatatagggaatatatatagggaatagggctatatatagggaatagggctctggtctaaagtagtgcactatatagggaatagggctctggtctaaagtagtgcactatatagggaatagggtgccatttgagacagagCCTGTAACCTTCAACCCCTTATAGTTCAGTGGCTTCGCTGTGACCTACGCCCCTCTGGGTCTCCCGGGCCGTGGCAGCGGAACCAGGAAGACCGACTTCCTGGACAAGAAGCAGTCCACCTATCAGCTGCAGGGCCTGGTGCCCGGCCTGCTATACAACATCTCTACCTTCTCTGTGAAACGAAACACCAACAGCAACgacatcagtcagccagccatcgCTCTCATACGCACCCGTGAGTGAACTGCTTCAGTACAGTGACGATCTCACTGTTTTATGTAAAGTGTAgtttagaatgtgtgtgtgtgtgtgtgtgtgtgtgtgtgtgtgtgtgtgtgtgtgtgtgtgtgtgtgtgtgtgtgtgtgtgtgtgtgtgtgtgtgtgtgtgtgtgtgtgtgtgtgtgtgtgtgtgtgtgtgtgtgtgtgtgtgtgtgtgtgtggtgagtgagtggCACACCGCTCGGTTTCAGATGCCGTtcgtttgttgtgtgtgtgtcgaaGAAACAAggctgtttacacaggcagcgcAATTCTGATATCGTTTGTTATTTTGACCACATCGGATCTTATTCAgcgctgatctgattggtcaaaagaccagttTGTGGAAATAATtgcagaattgggctgcctgtaaaCTGCGCTCTGTATGTGCTATTTAATATCTGTGTAACTtaccaaagtgtgtgtgtgtgtgtgtgtgttacaattgacgtatgtgtgtgttttacaattgacgtgtgagtgtgtgttacaattgacgtgtgtgtgtgtgtgtgtgcctctgtgtgacTGCGTGCGTTTCTTAATtgacctgtgtctctctctctgtgtgtatctctctctctctctctctctctctctctctgtgtatctctctctctctctctctctgtatctctctctctgtgtgtatctctctctctctgtgtatctctctctctctctctgtgtgtgtatctctctctctctctgtgtgtatctctctctctctctctctctgtgtgtatctctctctctctctctctctctctctctctctctctctctctctctgtgtatctctctatctctctctctctctctctctctgtgtgtatctctctctctctatgtgtgtatctctctctctctctctatgtgtatctctctctctctctctctgtgtgtatctctctctctctctgtgtgtatctctctctctctctgtgtgtcagggCCGCGGCGGGTGGACCAGCTGCAGGTCGTCAACATAACTTCCTCCCAGGTATGGCTGAGGTGGCTGCTGCAGGCTGCTCATCACGCAGCTGTCAGCCAGGTGCGCCTCTCCCTGGTCCCCCTCAGACGACAGTGGATCTCGCCCGCCCTGGTCTTACCAAGCACCACGGATGGCATTTCCAGGTATGGGAACCGCCCTGGTCAACACCAGCACCACACGCATTCAGGTATGGGAACCGCCCTGGTCCCAGCACCAGCACCACGGAGTACGCATTCAGGGTATGGGAACCGCCCTGGTCAACACCAGCACCACGGGTACGCATTCCAGGTATGAGGAACCGCCCTGGTCAGCACCAGCACCACGGATGCGCATTCAGGTATGGGAACCGCCTGGTCAACACCAGCACCACGGAGTGCGCATTCAGGTATGGGAACCCCGGGACTCTCGTGAGGAAGAAACAGCTGGACGTAAGGATgagactccctcctccctccctccctccttccttccttccttcccttccctccttccttccttccttccttccttcctccttcttccttccttccttccttccttccctccctccctcccctccctccttccttcccttccttccttccttccctccctccctccctccctccctccttccttccttccttcctgccttccttccttcctccctccctccctcccttccttccttccttccttccttccttccctccctccctccttccctcccttccttccttccctccctccctccctccctccctccctcacttccttccttccctccctccctccctcccctcctccctccctccttccttccttccttccttccctccctccctccctccctccctccctccctccctccttccttccttccttccttccttccttccctcctccctccctccctccctccctccctcctccctccctccttccttccttccctccctccctcccctccttcctttattccttccttccctccctcctcttaccTGGGCATCTCTTCAGGATCCCAATGAGACTTTCTCTACTTTCATTACTATCAGTGTGTCCTGAGGGTCTGAACTGCAATGCCAATGTTGACCACTTGGTGGCAGTGTATACCTGTtaaagtgaatgcaccaatttgtaagtcgctctggaaagagcgtctgctaaataaacttaaatgtaaatgtcatttcCTCCAGGCATATCTTTAGTTCCAACGCTGATTAACCTCCAACAGAACACAGTAGAATAGAGCAAGCTTTTTTTGGAAGggggttatttatttattttttacatgactgggatatatttgtttgtgtttctccccctttcagttctctgctccCTGGTCAGATGTACACGGTGGACGTTCTAACTCAGAGTGGTATCAGACCAGACGAGTCGCCCTCCACCAGTCACTCTGCTGGACCTCTGCAAGTCTGGACACGTATGGCATCATGTCTCATacgtcaatcaaatcaaatcaaatgttatttataaagcccttcgtacatcagctgatgtctcaaagtgctgtacagaaacccagacctAAAACCcgcaaaacagcaagcaatgcagatgtagaagctcAATGAACCTCAATAATTCACTATGCATTTGTTAAGCATCTGGAAAATCCCCATCCTCACATAAATAGTCCTAGTCCACCAAACAAATCAAATAACCTGGAGGCAGAGACACCTTAAAGAGTTaagctatatactgtatagagagttaaactatagactgtatagagttaaactatagactgtatagagttaaactatagactgtatagagagttaaactatagactgtatagagagtTAGACTGTAtagagttaaactatagactgtacagagagttaaactatagactgtatagagagttaaactatagactgtatagagagttaaactatatactgtatagagagttaaactatagactgtatagagagttaaactatagactgtatagagagttaaactatagactgtatagagagttaaactatagactgtataga is a window from the Oncorhynchus gorbuscha isolate QuinsamMale2020 ecotype Even-year unplaced genomic scaffold, OgorEven_v1.0 Un_scaffold_7605, whole genome shotgun sequence genome containing:
- the LOC124029766 gene encoding sushi, nidogen and EGF-like domain-containing protein 1; protein product: MALYVCHPGYTPMPRATQSICGGQGAWSQPPVCQEINECLSQPCLNGGTCRDRVATYQCACDQGFSGNHCQTDVDECVSEPCKHGGTCEDQPGSYYCHCQQGFMGRDCEIEQDGCESSPCLNGGVCRGYRRNHLCVCREGFFGDRCQSLDNPCVLQPCGNRGLCQSNRRGNYSCTCRVGHTGKDCERDLLPPSGLHVLRVEEDEVELHWDLPAPSSQSLFSGFAVTYAPLGLPGRGSGTRKTDFLDKKQSTYQLQGLVPGLLYNISTFSVKRNTNSNDISQPAIALIRTRPRRVDQLQVVNITSSQVWLRWLLQAAHHAAVSQVRLSLVPLRRQWISPALVLPSTTDGISRYGNRPGPSTSTTEYAFRVWEPPWSTPAPRVRIPGMRNRPGQHQHHGCAFRYGNRLVNTSTTECAFSSLLPGQMYTVDVLTQSGIRPDESPSTSHSAGPLQVWT